From the Lathyrus oleraceus cultivar Zhongwan6 chromosome 4, CAAS_Psat_ZW6_1.0, whole genome shotgun sequence genome, one window contains:
- the LOC127137867 gene encoding uncharacterized protein LOC127137867: protein MCLVFGLVIPTKFKTPDFDKYKGHTCPKIHLIMYYRKVAAHVEDDKLMIHCFQDSLSGAPSKWYLSLDQSRIRCFQDLLDAFIKHYKYNMDKDPDRRQLQCMFQYDKESFKEYAQRWRELASQVEPLLAEKELAELFIDTVQPQFYEKMVGITSLGFSELVAIGARVEYGLTNGKLVAVDGTSSVNPKKFSGGFPQKKEGETNDVSIGQGRAPPRRRQQQYSQKHYVQQPFPYQQPIYPVQYAPQPYIDNVMPAFNQQPAQAYQPPPVYRPAPVQQRAPAPPIYQQAPASPAYQ, encoded by the coding sequence ATGTGCCTTGTATTTGGGTTGGTGATTCCAACTAAGTTCAAAACTCCAGATTTCGACAAATACAAGGGGCATACTTGCCCAAAAATccatctcatcatgtattacCGTAAAGTGGCTGCTCATGTGGAAGATGACAAGCTGATGATCCACTGTTTCCAAGATAGCTTGAGTGGGGCTCCTTCCAAATGGTATTTAAGTTTGGATCAAAGTAGGATCAGATGCTTCCAAGACCTATTAGACGCCTTCATCAAACActacaaatacaacatggacaAGGATCCTGATAGAAGACAGCTGCAATGCATGTTCCAGTATGACAAAGAGtccttcaaggaatatgctcagagatggagggaattggcaTCTCAAGTTGAACCACTTCTTGCCGAAAAGGAACTTGCTGAACTATTCATTGACACTGTTCAACCCCAATTCtatgagaagatggttggaaTCACTTCTTTGGGTTTCTCTGAGCTTGTTGCTATAGGAGCTCGTGTTGAATATGGCTTAACAAATGGTAAACTTGTAGCTGTAGATGGAACTTCAAGTGTTAATCCGAAGAAGTTCTCTGGAGGGTTTCCCCAAAAaaaggaaggtgaaaccaatgaTGTGTCTATTGGCCAAGGAAGAGCTCCTCCAAGAAGAAGACAACAACAATATTCACAAAAACATTATGTTCAACAACCTTTTCCATATCAACAACCTATATATCCCGTTCAGTATGCCCCACAACCGTACATAGATAATGTGATGCCCGCCTTCAACCAACAACCTGCTCAAGCTTATCAACCACCTCCAGTTTATCGACCAGCTCCAGTTCAACAACGTGCTCCTGCTCCCCCGATTTATCAACAAGCACCAGCATCTCCCGCTTATCAATAA